In Prunus dulcis chromosome 1, ALMONDv2, whole genome shotgun sequence, the following are encoded in one genomic region:
- the LOC117614028 gene encoding putative cyclin-A3-1, whose translation MASTTVAEQLNCTRITTRAAAKRRAMAALVEEHQLATKKRAVLGDVTNLVNVVVSANHKSYGELQKPNCAIKKEEKKAVATRDIEDPQLCGPYASDIYAYLRRMEVEPKRRPLPDYMEKVQKDANANMRAVLVDWLVEVAEEYKLLPDTLHLSVSYIDKYLSINVVNKQKLQLLGIASMFIASKYEEITPPNVDELCDITENTYTKEEVIKMEADILKSLKFEMGNPTTRTFLRKFTDIAQENYKTPNLQLEFLVCYLAELSLLDYKLVKFLPSLVAASVVFLARFMTRTKIHPWCPALQQYTGYKAADLKECVLAIHDMCLGRRARNLNVIQEKYKQLKFKCVAHTHCPQDIPASLFEDLKT comes from the exons ATGGCTTCTACCACCGTGGCCGAGCAACTGAACTGCACTCGCATCACTACTCGTGCTGCGGCGAAGCGGAGGGCAATGGCCGCCTTGGTTGAGGAGCATCAGCTGGCTACCAAGAAGCGCGCGGTGCTTGGAGATGTTACGAACTTGGTCAACGTCGTCGTTTCGGCCAACCACAAATCTTATGGTGAGTTGCAGAAACCGAATTGTGCAATCaagaaggaggagaagaaagcCGTAGCAACACGTGACATTGAGGATCCGCAACTGTGTGGACCTTATGCTTCGGACATTTATGCCTATCTTCGTAGGATGGAG GTGGAACCAAAGAGAAGGCCGTTGCCTGATTACATGGAGAAGGTTCAGAAAGATGCTAATGCTAATATGAGAGCGGTCCTTGTGGATTGGCTGGTGGAGGTTGCAGAGGAATATAAGCTCCTTCCAGACACGCTTCATCTCTCCGTTTCTTATATCGATAAGTATCTATCGATCAATGTGGTCAATAAGCAGAAGCTTCAGCTACTGGGAATTGCTTCAATGTTCATTGCATC GAAATATGAAGAGATTACTCCTCCAAATGTGGATGAGCTCTGTGACATAACAGAAAATACGTATACAAAAGAAGAG GTGATCAAGATGGAAGCCGACATTCTCAAGTccctgaaatttgaaatgggCAATCCTACTACTCGGACATTCTTAAG AAAATTCACTGATATTGCTCAAGAGAATTACAAA ACTCCCAATTTGCAGTTAGAGTTCTTGGTTTGCTACCTTGCTGAGCTGAGTTTATTGGATTACAAACTTGTGAAGTTCCTGCCTTCTTTGGTAGCTGCATCAGTTGTTTTTCTGGCACGATTTATGACTAGAACAAAAATACATCCTTGG TGTCCAGCCCTGCAACAGTATACTGGATATAAAGCAGCTGATTTGAAAGAATGTGTTCTTGCCATACATGACATGTGCTTGGGTAGAAGAGCACGAAATTTGAATGTTATTCAAGAGAAATACAAACAACTTAAG TTCAAATGTGTGGCACACACTCATTGCCCTCAAGATATACCAGCTTCTTTATTTGAGGATCTGAAAACATGA
- the LOC117614071 gene encoding putative cyclin-A3-1 encodes MAEKENCARVTRSMKRRAEAAMGQEQPATKKRVVLGELHIIQNAVVPANNKSSAVEPQVQKRGAKAKAKKALPEKKTETPTTPDIDSTSDDPQMCGPYARDIYDYLHKLEADPDRRPLPDYMTKVQRDITSNMRGILVDWLVEVAEEYKLLSDTLFLTVLYIDRYLSLKALDRKRLQLLGVSSMLIASKYEEISPPHVEQFCYITDNTYDKDQVLKMEADILKALKFNLGNPTIKTILRRFARVTQESYKDPNLQLEFLGYYLAELSLLEYECVKFLPSLVAASVTFLARFMIRPKSHPWTLSLQQYSGYKPTDLRECVLIIHDLHRSKRGATLQSIRGKYKSHKFKCVATISSPPEVPTDYFEDLKE; translated from the exons ATGGCGGAGAAGGAGAACTGCGCCCGGGTCACAAGGTCAATGAAGAGGAGGGCCGAAGCTGCCATGGGCCAAGAGCAGCCGGCCACCAAGAAACGCGTGGTCTTAGGAGAGCTCCATATCATCCAAAACGCCGTCGTTCCGGCGAATAACAAAAGTTCTGCAGTGGAGCCGCAGGTGCAGAAACGCGGAGCCAAAGCCAAGGCGAAGAAAGCGCTGCCcgagaagaaaacagagacGCCGACGACGCCGGACATTGATTCCACGTCGGATGACCCTCAAATGTGTGGGCCTTATGCTCGTGACATTTATGATTATCTTCACAAGCTCGAG GCGGATCCAGATAGAAGGCCTTTACCTGATTACATGACAAAGGTTCAAAGGGACATCACTTCTAATATGAGAGGAATCTTAGTAGACTGGTTGGTGGAAGTTGCAGAGGAATATAAGCTCCTTTCCGACACTCTTTTCCTCACCGTTCTGTATATTGATAGATACCTATCTTTGAAAGCTCTCGACCGCAAAAGGCTTCAGTTACTGGGTGTTTCTTCAATGCTCATTGCCTC AAAGTATGAGGAGATCAGCCCTCCACATGTGGAACAATTTTGTTACATCACAGATAATACATATGATAAGGACCAG GTGTTAAAAATGGAAGCTGATATACTCAAGGCCTTAAAGTTCAACTTGGGAAATCCTACAATAAAGACAATACTAAG GAGATTTGCTAGAGTGACTCAAGAGAGCTACAAA GATCCTAATTTGCAGTTAGAATTTTTGGGCTACTACCTTGCAGAGTTAAGTTTGTTAGAGTACGAGTGCGTAAAGTTTTTGCCCTCATTGGTGGCTGCGTCTGTTACATTTCTCGCAAGATTTATGATCCGGCCAAAGTCTCATCCTTGG ACTCTGTCCCTGCAACAATATTCTGGATACAAACCGACTGATTTGAGGGAATGCGTCCTTATCATACACGACTTGCATCGGAGTAAAAGAGGAGCAACTTTACAATCGATAAGAGGAAAGTACAAATCACATAAG TTCAAATGCGTGGCAACCATATCTTCTCCTCCAGAAGTACCAACTGACTATTTTGAAGATCTGAAAGAATGA